In a single window of the Saccharothrix australiensis genome:
- a CDS encoding AbrB/MazE/SpoVT family DNA-binding domain-containing protein, with translation MAGQMIQGPDGRYIVGTVKVGEKGQIVIPKDARDLLGLRPGDTLLVLVDPKQGVALVDNERFQQFARGILDVQDETAPESDR, from the coding sequence ATGGCCGGGCAGATGATCCAGGGACCGGACGGCCGTTACATCGTGGGCACGGTCAAGGTCGGGGAGAAGGGGCAGATCGTCATCCCGAAGGACGCGCGGGACCTGCTCGGGCTCCGCCCCGGTGACACGCTCCTCGTGCTGGTGGACCCCAAGCAGGGCGTCGCCCTGGTCGACAACGAGCGGTTCCAGCAGTTCGCCAGGGGCATCCTCGACGTGCAGGACGAGACCGCCCCGGAGTCGGACCGGTGA